The following are from one region of the Gryllotalpicola protaetiae genome:
- a CDS encoding DUF6412 domain-containing protein yields the protein MTLLELLLRFVAVASGAPAPELVLGTAVGAGIAGLAALAVVACMRAMAAAAAESGAHATRARSAWRRAPRVITAQDDPDAAGHPRPRAPGLLLRTA from the coding sequence ATGACTCTGCTCGAACTGCTGCTGCGATTCGTCGCAGTGGCGTCGGGCGCGCCCGCACCTGAGCTGGTGCTGGGGACGGCGGTCGGCGCCGGCATCGCAGGTCTTGCTGCGCTGGCGGTCGTCGCCTGCATGCGGGCGATGGCGGCCGCGGCCGCGGAGTCGGGCGCGCACGCGACGCGGGCCCGCTCCGCATGGCGCCGCGCGCCGCGAGTCATCACCGCCCAGGACGACCCGGATGCGGCCGGGCACCCGCGCCCCAGGGCGCCAGGGCTCCTTCTGCGGACCGCGTAG
- a CDS encoding chromosome partitioning protein, whose protein sequence is MTDTTPMTHTPHIEATVVRSAEGPYIGQISVDGSITTIEGRTEDGVRRDIIRAVAGVAQRLDRPVRLIARDSLGTQEVRVSPDGYTEALGPVAPAPAESGLDFDAIIGDQYSPDRHNPGQAPVGEDDTLTQPAGRAAAVPDLEYLFQSPSDEYPLPSEQRAKPGAAPAASSIPSVPLPPIVMPQPAATAPVTSTYVPPQPTAPAAPSAAEGAPAPFEPFVNEDAGLPLLPPAPPPVVDVDHLPTLDDFMAQRPEAPTAPAALGWQGLVRKASFGLISPAPGEPELARRSSVEAVQRAFAGPRTVVVINPKGGAHKTTATMMLAATFGEHRGGYTLAWDNNETRGTLGWRAQPAAHHRSAVSLLHDLDRFGDAGSSRIGDLDDYVRAQGSAQFDVLASDEDPNATDLVDADAFDRLHSTLQRFYRLIIVDTGNNMRAPNWLRAVEAADQLVIVTTVREDTAASAAWLVDGLREKGLEKKIDNAVTVLSATTDSPDPQLARRLRGHFGSLTRAVLEVPHDPALVDGGAISYELLSRSTREAWLHVAATVSEGL, encoded by the coding sequence GTGACGGACACCACCCCCATGACCCATACTCCTCACATCGAAGCGACCGTCGTGCGCAGCGCGGAAGGCCCCTATATCGGCCAGATCTCGGTCGACGGCTCGATCACCACGATCGAAGGCCGCACCGAGGACGGGGTGCGGCGCGACATCATCCGCGCCGTCGCCGGTGTTGCACAGCGGCTCGATCGGCCCGTGCGGTTGATCGCGCGCGACAGCCTCGGAACGCAGGAGGTCCGCGTCTCACCTGACGGCTACACCGAGGCGCTCGGCCCCGTCGCCCCCGCTCCCGCAGAATCCGGCCTCGACTTCGATGCGATCATCGGCGACCAGTACAGCCCCGACCGGCACAATCCCGGTCAGGCGCCCGTCGGCGAAGACGACACGTTGACACAGCCGGCCGGCCGCGCCGCCGCCGTTCCCGATCTCGAGTATCTGTTCCAGTCGCCGAGCGACGAGTACCCGCTGCCGAGCGAGCAGAGGGCGAAGCCGGGTGCCGCGCCCGCGGCCTCCTCGATTCCGTCGGTCCCGCTGCCTCCGATCGTCATGCCGCAGCCCGCAGCAACCGCCCCCGTCACATCGACATACGTGCCGCCACAGCCCACGGCGCCCGCGGCGCCTTCCGCGGCCGAGGGCGCGCCTGCCCCGTTCGAGCCGTTCGTCAACGAGGATGCCGGGCTGCCGCTGCTTCCGCCTGCACCGCCGCCCGTCGTCGACGTCGACCACCTGCCGACGCTCGACGACTTCATGGCCCAGCGGCCGGAGGCACCGACGGCGCCGGCCGCGCTCGGCTGGCAGGGGCTCGTGCGCAAGGCCTCGTTCGGGCTGATCAGCCCGGCGCCCGGCGAGCCGGAGCTCGCGCGCCGCAGCTCCGTCGAGGCGGTGCAGCGCGCCTTCGCCGGGCCGCGCACGGTCGTCGTGATCAACCCGAAGGGCGGCGCGCACAAGACGACCGCGACCATGATGCTCGCTGCGACCTTCGGTGAGCACCGCGGCGGCTACACGCTCGCGTGGGACAACAACGAGACCCGCGGCACCCTCGGGTGGCGCGCGCAGCCGGCCGCGCACCACCGCAGCGCCGTCAGCCTGCTGCACGATCTCGACCGCTTCGGCGACGCCGGCTCGTCGCGCATCGGCGATCTCGACGACTACGTGCGCGCGCAGGGCTCCGCGCAGTTCGACGTGCTCGCCAGCGACGAGGACCCCAACGCGACCGACCTGGTCGACGCCGACGCCTTCGACCGCCTGCACTCGACGCTTCAACGGTTCTACCGGCTCATCATCGTCGACACCGGCAACAACATGCGCGCCCCGAACTGGCTCCGCGCCGTCGAGGCGGCCGACCAGCTCGTGATCGTCACCACCGTGCGAGAGGACACCGCGGCCAGCGCCGCCTGGCTCGTCGACGGACTGCGCGAGAAGGGCCTCGAGAAGAAGATCGACAACGCCGTCACGGTGCTGTCCGCCACCACCGACTCCCCCGACCCTCAACTGGCCAGACGGCTGCGCGGCCACTTCGGCTCGCTCACCCGCGCGGTGCTCGAGGTGCCGCACGACCCGGCCCTCGTCGACGGCGGCGCCATCAGCTATGAGCTGCTGTCGCGCTCGACCCGCGAGGCGTGGCTGCACGTTGCGGCGACCGTGTCAGAAGGGCTGTGA
- a CDS encoding DNA polymerase IV, which produces MGRADGSDRQVTVGPVDDTGANILHVDMDAFYASVEVLDRPELAGKPLIVGHATGRSVVSSASYEARRFGVRSAMPVAQALRLCPDAITVDPRMERYAELSRQVMQIFRRATPLVEPVSIDEAFLDVAGARKLLGSPAHIAAQLRAWVRHETGLPASVGVAGTKFVAKLASGRAKPDGLLVVPVAETLAFLHPLPVGALWGVGPSTQTALANLGLRTVADLAAAPLDLLERRLGVGGRRLWQLANGIDVREVETTRIEKSIGHEETFEFDVTDPAVLRRELLRLSSRAAERLRAASVAGRTVSLKLRFSDFRTISRSRTLPEPTSVGRRIYEEVASLLDEAWRDRAPVRLIGVRVEQLEADAAQPALWDPDEDWRETERAVDGIAAKFGTGVLGPAALLGTRPRQVGDSDHYRG; this is translated from the coding sequence GTGGGCAGGGCAGACGGCAGCGATCGGCAGGTGACTGTCGGGCCCGTTGACGACACCGGTGCGAACATCCTGCACGTCGACATGGACGCCTTCTACGCGTCGGTCGAGGTCCTCGATCGACCCGAACTTGCGGGCAAGCCGTTGATCGTCGGCCACGCGACCGGCCGATCGGTCGTCTCGAGCGCGTCCTATGAGGCGCGGAGGTTCGGCGTGCGCTCGGCGATGCCGGTCGCGCAGGCGCTGCGGCTGTGCCCCGACGCGATCACCGTCGATCCGCGCATGGAGCGCTACGCCGAGCTGTCGCGGCAGGTGATGCAGATCTTCCGGCGGGCCACCCCGCTCGTCGAGCCGGTGTCGATCGACGAGGCGTTCCTCGACGTCGCCGGCGCGCGGAAGCTGCTCGGCAGCCCGGCGCACATCGCTGCTCAGCTGCGCGCGTGGGTGCGGCACGAGACCGGGCTGCCTGCCTCCGTCGGCGTCGCGGGCACCAAGTTCGTGGCGAAGCTCGCCTCGGGGCGCGCGAAGCCCGACGGTCTGCTCGTCGTGCCCGTCGCCGAGACGCTCGCGTTCCTGCACCCGCTGCCCGTTGGCGCGCTGTGGGGCGTCGGTCCGTCGACCCAGACGGCGCTCGCGAACCTCGGACTGCGCACTGTCGCCGACCTCGCCGCAGCACCCCTCGACCTGCTCGAGCGCCGCCTCGGCGTCGGCGGCCGGCGCCTCTGGCAGCTCGCGAACGGCATCGACGTGCGCGAGGTCGAGACGACCCGCATCGAGAAGTCGATCGGCCACGAGGAGACCTTCGAGTTCGACGTCACCGACCCGGCGGTGCTGCGGCGCGAGCTGCTGAGGCTGTCCAGCAGGGCCGCCGAGCGGCTGCGCGCGGCATCCGTCGCCGGCCGTACGGTGAGCCTCAAGCTGCGCTTCTCCGACTTCCGCACCATCTCGCGCTCGCGCACGCTGCCCGAGCCGACCTCGGTGGGTCGCCGCATCTACGAAGAGGTCGCGAGCCTGCTCGACGAGGCCTGGCGGGACCGCGCGCCCGTGCGGCTGATCGGGGTGCGCGTCGAGCAGCTCGAGGCGGATGCCGCGCAGCCGGCGCTCTGGGACCCCGACGAGGACTGGCGCGAGACCGAGCGTGCCGTCGACGGCATCGCCGCGAAATTCGGAACGGGCGTGCTCGGCCCCGCCGCACTGCTCGGCACGAGACCCCGCCAGGTCGGCGACAGCGACCACTACCGCGGCTAG
- a CDS encoding SDR family oxidoreductase, translating into MARVAIIGAHGKVGQELMRELYDAGHDFVGVARGEESAEDIFRLGGEGVTLDLEQADAETLAGALAGCDAVIFTAGAGANSGVERKRTVDYGASVLTIAACQAAGIRRLIQISAAGVDDPSTATVVPDPQWAAYVAAKRDADAELRASGLDWTILRPTALTTAEGTGLIELAESVDRASGSIPRADVAATVIAVLDNPGSIGEQWELTGGSTPVAEAVARLS; encoded by the coding sequence ATGGCTCGAGTCGCGATCATCGGTGCGCACGGCAAGGTCGGTCAGGAGCTCATGCGCGAGCTCTACGACGCAGGCCACGACTTCGTGGGGGTGGCCCGCGGCGAGGAGTCGGCCGAAGACATCTTCCGCCTCGGCGGCGAGGGCGTGACCCTCGATCTCGAGCAGGCGGATGCCGAGACGCTCGCCGGCGCACTCGCGGGCTGCGACGCCGTGATCTTCACCGCGGGCGCCGGGGCGAACAGCGGCGTCGAGCGGAAGCGCACCGTCGACTACGGCGCGTCTGTGCTCACCATCGCGGCCTGTCAGGCCGCAGGCATCCGCCGTCTCATTCAGATCTCCGCGGCGGGCGTCGACGACCCCAGCACCGCGACCGTCGTGCCCGACCCGCAGTGGGCGGCATACGTCGCGGCGAAGCGCGACGCCGACGCCGAGCTGCGCGCATCGGGCCTCGACTGGACGATTCTGCGCCCGACCGCCCTCACGACCGCGGAAGGCACGGGGCTCATCGAGCTCGCCGAAAGCGTAGACCGCGCGAGCGGATCGATCCCCCGCGCGGACGTCGCGGCCACGGTCATCGCCGTGCTCGACAATCCGGGAAGCATCGGTGAACAGTGGGAGTTGACCGGCGGTTCCACCCCGGTCGCCGAGGCCGTGGCGCGGCTAAGTTAG
- a CDS encoding aldo/keto reductase family protein, whose translation MEFRYLGNSGLKISEIIYGNWLTHGSQVENDAANATIHAALDAGISSFDTADAYANTAAEVVLGDALKGERRESLEIFTKVYWPTGPGGKNDTGLSRKHILESINGSLARLGTDYVDLYQAHRFDYETPIEETMQAFADIVRQGKALYIGVSEWNADQIRAGHKLAKELGFQLISNQPQYNLLYRVIEQEVVPTSEELGLSQIVFSPIAQGVLTGKYLPGQPAPEGSRATDEKGGKNMIARWMRDDILTAVQGLKPIAEELGITQAQLAVAWVLQNPNVAGAIVGASRPEQIASNAAAAGVKLEASVLAKIDEIIGAVAETDPTLTQSPATRVA comes from the coding sequence ATGGAATTCAGATACCTCGGCAACTCGGGTCTCAAGATCTCCGAGATCATCTACGGCAACTGGCTCACCCACGGCTCGCAGGTCGAGAACGACGCGGCGAACGCGACCATCCACGCCGCGCTGGACGCGGGCATCTCCAGCTTCGACACCGCGGACGCCTACGCGAACACCGCGGCCGAGGTCGTGCTCGGCGACGCGCTCAAGGGCGAGCGTCGCGAGAGCCTCGAGATCTTCACGAAGGTCTACTGGCCGACCGGCCCCGGCGGCAAGAACGACACCGGTCTTTCCCGCAAGCACATCCTCGAGTCGATCAACGGGTCACTCGCCCGCCTCGGCACCGACTACGTCGACCTGTACCAGGCGCACCGCTTCGACTACGAGACCCCCATCGAAGAGACCATGCAGGCGTTCGCCGACATCGTGCGGCAGGGCAAGGCGCTCTACATCGGCGTGAGCGAGTGGAACGCCGACCAGATCCGGGCGGGCCACAAGCTCGCGAAGGAGCTCGGCTTCCAGCTCATCTCGAACCAGCCCCAGTACAACCTGCTGTACCGCGTCATCGAGCAGGAAGTCGTGCCGACCTCTGAAGAGCTGGGCCTCTCGCAGATCGTGTTCTCCCCCATCGCGCAAGGCGTGCTGACGGGCAAGTACCTGCCCGGCCAGCCGGCCCCCGAAGGCTCGCGCGCGACCGACGAGAAGGGCGGCAAGAACATGATCGCCCGGTGGATGCGCGACGACATCCTCACCGCGGTCCAGGGACTCAAGCCGATCGCCGAAGAGCTCGGCATCACGCAGGCGCAGCTCGCGGTGGCCTGGGTGCTTCAGAACCCGAACGTGGCCGGCGCCATCGTCGGGGCGAGCCGGCCCGAGCAGATCGCGTCGAACGCTGCCGCCGCGGGAGTCAAGCTGGAGGCATCCGTTCTCGCGAAGATCGATGAGATCATCGGCGCCGTCGCCGAGACCGACCCGACGCTGACGCAGTCGCCCGCGACGCGCGTCGCCTGA
- a CDS encoding PaaI family thioesterase, with amino-acid sequence MTDTDVPARSLTVEWDDPAPAAAQIPSLTGLDYIKGLADGTFPPPPIAKLMGFTVAEVEQGRVVFECEPGEQHYNPIGTVHGGLACTLLDSAIGCAAQTTLQQGQGYTSIDITVSYLRPILASSGTLRCEGVVTKPGSRVAFAEGRLTDGAGRLVATATSSLLVFAMQ; translated from the coding sequence ATGACAGACACGGATGTCCCGGCCCGTTCCCTCACCGTCGAGTGGGACGATCCGGCGCCGGCCGCCGCGCAGATCCCGTCGCTCACCGGTCTCGACTACATCAAGGGGCTGGCCGACGGCACCTTTCCGCCGCCGCCGATCGCGAAGCTGATGGGCTTCACCGTCGCCGAGGTCGAGCAGGGTCGTGTCGTCTTCGAGTGCGAGCCGGGCGAGCAGCACTACAACCCGATCGGCACGGTGCACGGCGGCCTCGCGTGCACCCTGCTCGACTCGGCGATCGGGTGCGCGGCTCAGACCACTCTGCAGCAGGGCCAGGGCTATACGTCCATCGACATCACCGTCAGCTACCTGCGGCCGATCCTCGCGAGCAGCGGCACGCTGCGCTGCGAGGGGGTCGTCACGAAGCCGGGTTCGCGCGTCGCATTCGCGGAAGGGCGCCTCACCGACGGCGCGGGCCGCCTGGTCGCCACGGCGACCTCAAGCCTTCTGGTCTTCGCCATGCAGTAG
- a CDS encoding YidC/Oxa1 family membrane protein insertase gives MFNSGPFAAVLDAAYHGVLTLVGALAPIAGGSAAALAVVLLTLAVRTALIPVGVSTVRATLARSRLTPQLAELRKRHAKNPQRLQAATLELYRRERVSPFAGILPLLLQAPVLSIVYSLFLHQSIAGHANALLDHALFGAALKTSFIAALGAGDAGALVVGGVLLVLLATAVAVQRKVLQASAPRPVEEPTGATAVAARASSYLAFVTVVFAAFAPLAAGLYLLTTTVWTAAERSVVTALLTRSPQRAATPRGSSATAAHS, from the coding sequence ATGTTCAACTCCGGGCCGTTCGCGGCCGTACTCGACGCCGCGTACCACGGCGTCCTCACCCTCGTCGGGGCCCTCGCCCCCATCGCGGGCGGCTCCGCCGCCGCGCTCGCCGTCGTCCTGCTCACGCTCGCCGTGCGCACGGCTCTCATTCCAGTCGGGGTCTCGACCGTCCGGGCGACGCTCGCCCGGAGTCGCCTCACGCCCCAGCTCGCCGAGCTGCGCAAGCGGCACGCGAAGAATCCGCAGCGGCTCCAAGCGGCGACGCTGGAGCTGTACCGGCGTGAGCGAGTGTCGCCGTTCGCAGGCATCCTGCCGCTGCTGCTGCAGGCGCCGGTGCTCTCGATCGTCTACTCCCTGTTCCTGCACCAGAGCATCGCCGGGCACGCGAATGCGCTGCTCGACCATGCGCTGTTCGGCGCAGCGCTGAAGACGTCGTTCATCGCGGCGCTTGGCGCCGGAGACGCCGGCGCACTCGTCGTCGGCGGCGTCCTGCTCGTGCTTCTCGCGACCGCGGTCGCCGTGCAGCGGAAGGTCCTGCAGGCATCGGCGCCGCGTCCGGTCGAAGAGCCCACGGGCGCGACGGCGGTCGCCGCGCGTGCGAGCAGTTACCTGGCGTTCGTCACCGTGGTGTTCGCCGCGTTCGCGCCGCTTGCGGCCGGCCTCTACCTGCTCACGACGACCGTATGGACGGCGGCCGAGCGCTCTGTCGTCACAGCCCTTCTGACACGGTCGCCGCAACGTGCAGCCACGCCTCGCGGGTCGAGCGCGACAGCAGCTCATAGCTGA
- a CDS encoding long-chain-fatty-acid--CoA ligase, producing MTSAEKPWLAHYAPGVVPTVAAVTESLPNIIDRTVKDFPNAVALDFLGAETRYSELGDQIARAAEGLRKLGVKRGDRVALVLPNCPEHIAAFYAVQRLGGIAVEHNPLYTERELRHQFEDHGARVAIVWQKVAQKVLDLPADLQVSTVISIDITRGLPASKRFAMRLPVKAAREARGRTWGPLPKGAIPWEKVLKSRRISDKVPRPQASDIAVIQYTSGTTGTPKGALLTHANLISNTLQCQAWIPDVKRGSGVVVYAMLPVFHAYGLTLGLTFAMSMAARLVLFPAFDPDLVLAAHKKHPATYLPAVPPIIDRLLKRAAEKKVSLRGVRVGVSGGMALDTSLIAKWEAATGGVLIEGYGLSETSPILMINPITDERHAGSIGLPVSSTEAKIVSRDDHETEQPTGEPGELLVRGPQVFSGYWKRPGETAAVLEDGWFRTGDIAKVDERGFFEIVDRIKELIITGGFNVAPSEVEEAVVALDGVQDAAAVGIPDPHSGEKIVVAVVMQPGAPFDPEAMRATLRENLTPYKVPREIVRLDELPRNMIGKVLRKKVREQLLHGEDQKA from the coding sequence ATGACGTCGGCTGAGAAGCCGTGGCTCGCGCACTACGCCCCTGGCGTGGTGCCGACGGTCGCGGCGGTCACAGAGTCCCTGCCCAACATCATCGACCGCACCGTGAAGGACTTCCCGAACGCGGTCGCCCTCGACTTCCTCGGTGCGGAGACCCGCTACAGCGAACTCGGCGATCAGATCGCGCGCGCGGCCGAGGGGCTGCGGAAGCTCGGCGTGAAACGCGGCGACCGTGTCGCGCTCGTCCTGCCGAACTGTCCTGAGCACATCGCGGCGTTCTATGCGGTGCAGCGGCTCGGCGGGATCGCCGTCGAGCACAACCCGCTCTACACCGAGCGGGAGCTGCGGCACCAGTTCGAAGACCACGGGGCGCGGGTCGCGATCGTCTGGCAGAAGGTCGCGCAGAAGGTGCTCGACCTTCCGGCCGACCTCCAGGTGAGCACGGTCATCTCGATCGACATCACGCGAGGCCTGCCCGCCTCGAAACGCTTCGCCATGCGCCTGCCGGTGAAGGCGGCGCGTGAGGCCAGAGGCAGGACGTGGGGTCCGCTGCCGAAGGGGGCGATCCCGTGGGAGAAGGTGCTGAAGAGCCGGCGCATCTCTGACAAGGTGCCGCGGCCCCAGGCATCCGACATCGCGGTCATCCAGTACACGAGCGGGACGACCGGCACTCCCAAGGGCGCGCTGCTTACGCACGCGAATCTGATCTCGAACACGCTGCAGTGCCAGGCATGGATTCCGGATGTGAAGCGCGGCAGCGGGGTCGTCGTATACGCCATGCTCCCGGTGTTCCACGCCTACGGGCTGACCCTCGGCCTCACCTTCGCCATGTCGATGGCCGCCAGGCTCGTGCTGTTCCCCGCGTTCGACCCCGACCTCGTTCTCGCGGCGCACAAGAAGCATCCGGCGACCTATCTGCCGGCCGTGCCGCCGATCATCGACCGGCTGCTGAAGCGCGCGGCCGAGAAGAAGGTGTCGCTCCGGGGCGTCAGGGTCGGCGTCTCGGGCGGCATGGCGCTCGACACCTCGCTGATCGCGAAGTGGGAGGCCGCGACCGGCGGCGTGCTCATCGAGGGCTACGGATTGAGCGAGACCAGCCCGATCCTGATGATCAACCCGATCACCGACGAGCGTCACGCGGGCAGCATCGGCCTGCCGGTCTCCAGCACCGAGGCGAAGATCGTGTCGCGCGACGACCACGAGACCGAGCAGCCGACGGGCGAGCCCGGCGAACTGCTCGTGCGCGGCCCGCAGGTGTTCTCGGGCTACTGGAAGCGCCCCGGCGAGACCGCGGCGGTGCTGGAGGACGGCTGGTTCCGCACAGGAGACATCGCGAAGGTCGACGAGCGCGGGTTCTTCGAGATCGTCGACCGCATCAAGGAGCTCATCATCACGGGCGGCTTCAACGTGGCGCCGAGCGAGGTCGAAGAGGCGGTCGTCGCGCTCGACGGCGTGCAGGACGCCGCCGCGGTCGGGATTCCTGACCCGCACTCGGGCGAGAAGATCGTCGTCGCGGTCGTCATGCAGCCGGGGGCGCCGTTCGACCCCGAGGCGATGCGCGCCACGCTGCGCGAGAACCTGACGCCCTACAAGGTGCCGCGGGAGATCGTGCGACTGGACGAGCTGCCGCGGAACATGATCGGCAAGGTGCTGCGCAAGAAGGTGCGCGAGCAGCTACTGCATGGCGAAGACCAGAAGGCTTGA